GAGTATCGCGGCCTCAACGTGCGGGCACTGGCCGAGCTGCGGAGTGCGCTGCGTGACGCGGGTGGCGAGTACAAGATCTACAAGAACACCCTCGTGCGCCTCGCGGCGCGTGAGGCAGGGCTTGAGATCGACGACCTTCTGACCGGTCCGACGGCCATCGCCTTCGTGGGCGAGCGTGCCGATGGATCCGCCGGTGATGTCGCGGCCGTTGCGAAGGCCCTCAAGGAATTCGCGAAGACCAACGACGCACTGGTGATCAAGGGTGGTGTGGTCGACGATCAGCTGCTCAGCGCAGACGATCTCAAGGCCCTCGCCGAACTGCCGTCGCGTGAGGTGCTGCTGGCGATGATCGCCGGTGCC
This is a stretch of genomic DNA from Acidimicrobiales bacterium. It encodes these proteins:
- the rplJ gene encoding 50S ribosomal protein L10 is translated as MGDPRPEKVAVVDEVKQMLADSDGAMLTEYRGLNVRALAELRSALRDAGGEYKIYKNTLVRLAAREAGLEIDDLLTGPTAIAFVGERADGSAGDVAAVAKALKEFAKTNDALVIKGGVVDDQLLSADDLKALAELPSREVLLAMIAGAFQAPMAKFAGLLAAVPRDFAYGLQALIEKGGGPDAAADAPAVEAAEEPGDAPEAEATEETEVSEETPETEASADAADESGDAGEEQEA